Proteins from a single region of Aureibacter tunicatorum:
- a CDS encoding cytochrome c oxidase subunit 3 has product MMVNESAIRYKQSRLMIQLLLASEALFFAALIIAFVYFRNLSMDWSESSKHLQVERTGFFSIFLFASSGTIALWSNALRKGKDKLALIYLAITIVFGAVFLFGQATEYLNLFSEEVTIDKDIFGSAFFTLTGFHAFHVFVGLIILIVTWMLCRIFGYGVGNEQIPPGMLVAEWYWHFVDVVWIFVFFFVYLKPLI; this is encoded by the coding sequence ATGATGGTGAATGAATCGGCAATAAGGTACAAACAATCAAGATTGATGATTCAATTGCTTTTGGCATCAGAGGCTTTGTTTTTCGCAGCTTTGATTATTGCCTTTGTGTATTTTAGGAATTTATCCATGGATTGGAGCGAATCTTCAAAGCATCTGCAGGTAGAAAGAACAGGTTTCTTTTCGATTTTCTTGTTTGCAAGCAGTGGTACGATAGCATTATGGTCCAATGCGCTTAGGAAAGGCAAGGATAAGTTGGCGCTTATATACTTGGCTATTACGATTGTCTTTGGAGCGGTGTTTTTATTTGGTCAAGCGACAGAGTATCTAAATCTCTTCAGCGAAGAAGTGACTATAGATAAAGATATTTTTGGATCGGCATTTTTCACATTGACAGGCTTTCACGCTTTCCACGTGTTTGTTGGCTTGATAATTTTGATAGTCACATGGATGTTATGCAGAATATTTGGCTACGGAGTTGGAAATGAGCAAATTCCTCCGGGAATGCTTGTGGCCGAATGGTATTGGCACTTTGTGGATGTAGTATGGATCTTTGTTTTCTTCTTTGTTTACTTAAAGCCTTTGATCTGA
- a CDS encoding GlmU family protein — protein MNVIIYENKECRKNLLPFTYTRAIAQIRVGIFTLLEKWEKHLKASINEFDFDIENTEKIKTETLYINASCLPTSTLAQSVNSLYTGEKLTDNNDELIAFKTSDETSIDKLAKRILDEEPKFLKKSWDIFAHNGEQIRNDFPLAIDGKQSEPIEDPYTIVYNPRQVFIEKGVKIRAAILNADNGPIYIGKNAEIQENSVIQGPFGLCEGAVINMGGKMRRNTTIGPYSKVGGEISNSVILGYSNKGHEGFLGNSVIGEWCNLGADTNTSNLKNNYSEVKVWDYNTEKLSGTGLQFCGLLMGDHSKAGINTMFNTGTVVGIAANIYGGGFPPKFIPSFSWGGADGFTTHAFDKMLDTAEKVMARRLRKLEKEDIENLKNIFEKTRKFRLWEQKESINV, from the coding sequence ATGAATGTAATTATATACGAAAACAAAGAGTGCAGAAAGAACTTATTGCCATTCACATATACAAGAGCAATCGCTCAAATCAGAGTTGGTATTTTCACCTTATTGGAAAAGTGGGAGAAGCACCTTAAGGCTTCTATAAACGAATTCGATTTTGATATTGAAAATACAGAAAAAATAAAGACAGAAACTCTGTATATCAATGCTTCTTGTCTTCCTACATCAACTCTTGCCCAGTCTGTCAACTCGCTTTACACAGGGGAAAAGCTTACTGACAATAATGACGAACTGATTGCATTCAAAACAAGCGATGAAACTTCTATTGACAAATTAGCCAAGCGTATCTTGGACGAGGAGCCTAAGTTCTTAAAAAAGTCGTGGGATATATTTGCTCATAATGGCGAACAAATCAGAAACGATTTTCCTTTGGCTATCGATGGCAAACAATCAGAGCCTATCGAAGACCCTTATACAATAGTATACAACCCTCGTCAAGTATTCATCGAAAAAGGTGTGAAAATTCGAGCGGCGATACTCAACGCAGACAACGGCCCAATCTATATAGGGAAAAACGCCGAAATACAAGAAAACAGCGTTATCCAAGGCCCTTTTGGTCTTTGCGAAGGAGCTGTGATCAACATGGGGGGCAAAATGAGAAGAAATACCACAATCGGCCCCTATAGCAAAGTAGGGGGAGAGATCAGCAATTCAGTGATTCTTGGCTACAGCAATAAAGGCCATGAAGGCTTTTTGGGAAATTCGGTCATTGGAGAATGGTGCAACTTGGGAGCCGATACGAATACTTCCAATCTCAAAAACAACTATTCCGAAGTCAAAGTTTGGGACTACAACACCGAGAAGTTGTCCGGCACCGGCCTACAATTTTGCGGACTACTGATGGGAGATCATTCCAAAGCAGGAATCAACACTATGTTCAATACTGGAACAGTCGTTGGAATAGCCGCTAATATATATGGCGGAGGTTTTCCTCCTAAGTTCATTCCTTCATTTTCTTGGGGAGGAGCTGACGGATTTACTACTCACGCATTTGACAAAATGCTGGATACCGCTGAAAAAGTCATGGCTAGAAGACTTCGTAAACTTGAAAAAGAAGACATAGAGAATCTAAAAAACATATTTGAAAAAACTCGCAAATTCAGACTTTGGGAACAGAAGGAAAGCATTAATGTCTAA
- the ctaD gene encoding cytochrome c oxidase subunit I — translation MEGYKRNMIPEPETPLPSIKTGYGLLQWLSSTDHKQLGIMYLWMALFFFLVGGAEAMLMRAQLALPELNLLGPEVYNQLFTMHGTTMVFLVLMPTLIGLGTYFLPLMIGANEMAFPRLNAMSLWITLLGGLLLNFSYLAGGAPDAGWFSYAPLSEKNYSFTPGLDYYSIGLIVTGIGSIGAALNFIVTTITMRVKGMKMNKLPLFVWMVFFNSFLILGAFPLLNAGLFMLLLDRQLQAHFFLPATGGSAVLWQHVFWAFGHPEVYILALPAFGIISEVIPVFSRKKIYGYVTLAASTVFIALLSFGVWAHHMFAVGLGNPVNTFFSAASMLIGIPTGIKVINWTATMWGGRIFFSTSMLFAVAFLIDFTLGGLSGIAFAIAPIDWHITDTYFVVAHIHYVFLGGTLFASFAGIYYWFPKISGKMLSEKLGQWHFWLFLIGFNMTFLIQHLLGLLGMPRRVYTYPDLPYYGSMNFIATMGAVLMMIAMLIFIFNIFHSLRKGMKASSNPWYAWTIEWFASSPPSLKNFDELDEVKTSRPLIDWEKTNQRNDGE, via the coding sequence ATGGAAGGATATAAAAGAAATATGATTCCAGAGCCTGAAACGCCATTGCCATCGATAAAAACAGGCTATGGTTTATTGCAATGGCTGTCAAGCACTGATCATAAGCAGTTGGGGATAATGTACCTGTGGATGGCTTTGTTCTTTTTTCTTGTAGGAGGAGCGGAAGCCATGTTGATGCGGGCTCAATTGGCCCTGCCCGAATTGAACTTGCTAGGACCAGAAGTGTACAATCAACTGTTTACCATGCATGGGACTACGATGGTTTTTCTTGTGTTGATGCCTACGCTAATCGGATTGGGTACGTATTTTCTTCCTTTGATGATTGGTGCGAATGAAATGGCTTTTCCAAGACTGAATGCCATGAGCCTTTGGATCACGCTTTTAGGAGGTTTGTTATTGAATTTTAGTTATTTGGCAGGGGGAGCGCCAGATGCAGGTTGGTTTAGTTACGCGCCCTTGAGTGAAAAAAATTACTCTTTTACTCCCGGACTGGATTATTACTCAATTGGCTTGATTGTCACAGGAATCGGAAGTATAGGAGCTGCGCTTAATTTCATTGTCACTACGATTACCATGCGAGTGAAAGGCATGAAGATGAATAAGCTGCCATTGTTTGTATGGATGGTGTTCTTTAATAGCTTTCTGATACTAGGAGCATTTCCATTATTGAATGCGGGTCTCTTTATGCTGTTGTTGGATAGGCAATTGCAAGCGCACTTTTTCTTGCCGGCGACAGGAGGCTCTGCGGTTCTCTGGCAACATGTATTTTGGGCATTTGGACACCCTGAGGTGTATATTTTAGCATTGCCTGCGTTTGGAATTATTTCGGAGGTAATACCGGTATTTAGTCGTAAGAAAATTTATGGATATGTGACTCTTGCCGCGAGCACTGTGTTTATAGCTTTATTGTCGTTTGGGGTTTGGGCGCATCATATGTTCGCAGTTGGGCTTGGAAACCCCGTAAACACTTTCTTCTCTGCGGCAAGCATGTTGATAGGAATACCAACAGGAATAAAAGTAATCAACTGGACAGCCACGATGTGGGGAGGAAGAATTTTCTTTTCAACATCCATGTTATTCGCAGTGGCCTTTTTGATAGATTTCACATTAGGTGGCTTAAGCGGAATTGCTTTCGCTATTGCTCCGATAGATTGGCATATTACTGATACATATTTTGTGGTAGCTCATATACATTATGTGTTTTTGGGAGGCACATTGTTTGCTTCTTTCGCGGGCATATATTATTGGTTTCCAAAAATTAGCGGTAAGATGCTGTCTGAAAAGTTGGGACAGTGGCATTTTTGGCTTTTTCTTATCGGTTTTAATATGACCTTTTTAATTCAGCACTTGCTGGGCTTGTTGGGAATGCCTCGTAGGGTGTATACTTATCCGGATTTGCCTTATTACGGTTCTATGAATTTCATAGCAACGATGGGAGCAGTATTAATGATGATCGCTATGTTGATATTTATTTTTAATATTTTTCATAGTCTGAGAAAGGGAATGAAAGCTTCTTCAAATCCTTGGTACGCTTGGACGATTGAGTGGTTCGCTTCTTCTCCGCCAAGTTTGAAAAATTTTGATGAACTGGATGAAGTCAAAACTTCCAGGCCTCTTATAGATTGGGAAAAAACAAATCAAAGAAATGATGGTGAATGA
- a CDS encoding alginate export family protein, whose translation MKRNFTVKSFSFSLLFFLIISLPSFAQEIKIDAQLRPRGEMRHGVFSLVDKDQDAIFGVTQRARINFHYDSEKIKIGFSVQDVRTWGDTQQAALNDGARTAIARAWAEVFFLPSFSLKLGRQAISYDDERIFGALDWANQGRFHDAGIFRFSKNGFKADLGLAFNRNSQAFGTPVDGDVDSYYNVNNYKNMQYLWLHKDWETLKLSLLFINNGYQASNVNANNTVTDSTNVYTQTYGFYLEKEIGNLDIDVSFYIQSGEDRVAQNNVWVPRDVSAYLWAIWLKYHFTKKFNVHIGSDYLSGTELNGNETKNKSFNPSFGTNHKFYGIMDYFYAGNGHRNVGLWDAHIGAGYTFSKKFKADLTVHNFTSTAQILQSVGGAKEDDQLGTEFDLTFGYNPTKGVAIIGGYSQMVASTTMETLKGGDSNATQNWLWAQVNINPTIFKWKKKKEK comes from the coding sequence ATGAAAAGAAATTTTACCGTTAAATCATTCAGCTTCAGCCTTTTATTTTTCTTGATCATTTCCCTTCCTTCATTTGCCCAAGAAATAAAAATCGACGCGCAATTAAGACCTCGTGGAGAAATGAGACACGGGGTGTTTTCACTAGTGGACAAAGACCAAGATGCCATATTCGGTGTCACTCAACGGGCTCGAATCAACTTCCATTACGATTCTGAGAAAATAAAAATCGGATTCTCCGTTCAAGACGTTAGAACTTGGGGTGATACCCAACAAGCCGCTCTTAATGATGGAGCGAGAACAGCCATTGCTCGCGCATGGGCAGAAGTATTTTTTCTTCCAAGTTTTTCTTTAAAACTCGGCCGCCAAGCCATCTCCTATGATGACGAGCGAATTTTTGGTGCATTGGATTGGGCGAACCAAGGCCGTTTTCACGATGCGGGTATATTTAGGTTTTCAAAAAATGGCTTCAAAGCCGACCTAGGATTGGCTTTTAATAGAAATTCCCAAGCATTTGGAACACCTGTGGATGGAGATGTCGACTCCTACTATAATGTCAACAACTATAAAAACATGCAATACCTTTGGCTACACAAAGACTGGGAGACATTGAAACTTAGTTTGTTGTTCATCAACAATGGCTACCAAGCGTCTAATGTAAACGCTAATAATACTGTTACAGATTCAACAAATGTTTACACTCAAACCTACGGTTTTTACTTAGAGAAAGAGATAGGCAATTTAGACATTGATGTGTCATTTTACATACAGTCAGGAGAAGATAGAGTAGCTCAAAATAACGTTTGGGTGCCTAGAGATGTTAGCGCTTACTTATGGGCGATATGGTTGAAATATCACTTTACCAAAAAATTCAATGTGCATATAGGCAGCGACTACCTATCAGGGACAGAGTTGAATGGCAATGAGACAAAGAACAAAAGTTTCAATCCTTCATTTGGAACCAACCATAAATTTTACGGAATTATGGACTACTTCTATGCCGGCAATGGACATAGAAATGTTGGGCTTTGGGACGCTCATATCGGCGCTGGATATACTTTCTCAAAGAAATTCAAAGCGGACCTTACTGTGCATAACTTCACGTCAACAGCCCAAATCCTTCAGTCTGTCGGAGGAGCCAAAGAAGATGATCAATTGGGAACTGAATTTGACCTGACTTTCGGATACAACCCAACAAAAGGCGTTGCGATAATAGGTGGTTATTCTCAAATGGTGGCATCCACAACCATGGAAACACTAAAAGGAGGAGACTCCAATGCTACTCAAAACTGGCTTTGGGCTCAGGTCAATATCAATCCTACAATTTTCAAATGGAAGAAAAAGAAAGAAAAATAG
- a CDS encoding cytochrome b N-terminal domain-containing protein yields the protein MKKRMLKIWDWLDDRTGVSALVVPLATHLVPPGAKWSYVFGSATLFCFMLQVVTGIGLSLLYQPSVETAYESLKYISNQAVLGSWLRGMHYFGASGMILLMGIHMIRVYLMAVYKFPREMQWITGIVLLLLTIVMGFTGQLLRWDDTGVWSAVVAAEQLGRIPLIGKSIAYFLIGGETIGGYTLSRFYAYHVFVVPALLFAFTAFHVYLVFRNGISEPPKRGRLLGKEDYRDWYEGMLKKEGVPFFPFAAWRDVVFGTVVILIITFLAIYKGAPELLGPPRPDSIYANPKPDWYLSWVFAIFALMPPKIESYVIAFGPLIILFLMFAVPFLSKRKERHPMRRPWAIIGVVFTVMVIIAFTVEGMRSPWSPKFDTKPLPADIVDNSSAEVVKGAQLFYDKGCLYCHKIGEYGGARGPDLTQIEYRLTSSEMVIRIVNGGGNMPAFGGSLSESELAALVAFLKAKKADK from the coding sequence ATGAAAAAAAGAATGTTGAAAATATGGGATTGGCTTGATGATCGAACAGGTGTTTCCGCTTTGGTGGTTCCTTTGGCAACGCATTTGGTGCCTCCGGGGGCCAAGTGGTCTTATGTCTTCGGTAGCGCGACCTTGTTCTGCTTTATGCTTCAAGTGGTCACAGGTATAGGCTTGTCCTTATTGTATCAACCTTCTGTGGAAACAGCTTATGAATCATTAAAATATATCTCAAACCAAGCGGTTTTGGGCAGCTGGTTAAGAGGAATGCATTACTTTGGAGCCTCAGGTATGATTCTTTTGATGGGAATTCATATGATAAGAGTTTACTTGATGGCTGTTTATAAATTCCCAAGAGAAATGCAGTGGATTACGGGAATTGTTTTACTGTTGTTGACCATTGTGATGGGTTTTACAGGCCAGTTGTTAAGGTGGGACGATACAGGTGTCTGGTCTGCTGTAGTCGCCGCGGAGCAGTTGGGGAGAATTCCATTGATAGGGAAGAGCATAGCTTACTTCTTGATTGGTGGAGAAACTATCGGAGGATATACTTTGAGCCGTTTTTATGCTTACCATGTTTTTGTTGTTCCAGCTTTGTTATTCGCATTTACAGCGTTTCATGTTTATTTGGTATTTAGAAATGGTATTTCCGAGCCTCCTAAAAGAGGACGCCTTTTAGGAAAGGAAGACTATAGAGACTGGTATGAAGGAATGTTGAAAAAAGAGGGCGTGCCTTTTTTCCCTTTCGCGGCTTGGAGAGATGTGGTTTTTGGAACGGTGGTTATTTTGATTATCACATTTTTGGCGATATATAAGGGTGCTCCGGAATTGTTGGGGCCGCCTAGGCCGGATAGTATTTATGCCAATCCCAAACCAGATTGGTACCTATCTTGGGTTTTTGCGATTTTTGCATTGATGCCGCCTAAAATAGAAAGTTATGTAATTGCATTTGGTCCTTTGATCATTTTGTTCTTGATGTTTGCTGTTCCATTTTTATCCAAGCGGAAGGAAAGACATCCTATGAGAAGGCCTTGGGCGATAATTGGTGTGGTGTTTACGGTTATGGTGATTATTGCATTCACTGTTGAAGGAATGAGGTCGCCATGGTCGCCAAAATTCGACACTAAGCCATTGCCAGCTGATATTGTTGATAATTCTTCGGCGGAAGTTGTTAAAGGCGCTCAGCTTTTTTATGACAAAGGTTGTCTTTATTGTCATAAGATCGGAGAGTATGGAGGAGCTAGGGGACCTGATTTGACACAAATTGAATATAGGCTTACTTCTTCGGAAATGGTGATTCGTATCGTCAATGGCGGAGGAAATATGCCTGCTTTTGGAGGTTCTTTAAGCGAAAGTGAATTGGCTGCTTTGGTCGCGTTTTTAAAAGCAAAAAAAGCAGATAAGTAA
- a CDS encoding ubiquinol-cytochrome c reductase iron-sulfur subunit, which yields MSECKRDNKELGRRSFLTKLSFWLGGISAGIVTIPVIGALLQPLIKRKKQVWRSVGKNNDFEVGKTVLVTFEDSDPDEWAKTISRTASWLRKDNENEYTAFAINCAHLGCPVRWEANSELFLCPCHGGVYYKDGSVASGPPPKPLTRYMVRLNKGNVEIMTQALPITTLKDG from the coding sequence ATGAGTGAATGCAAACGAGATAATAAAGAACTCGGCAGAAGGTCGTTTTTGACAAAACTAAGCTTTTGGCTTGGGGGAATTTCTGCCGGTATAGTAACAATACCGGTAATCGGAGCCCTATTGCAACCATTAATCAAGCGTAAAAAGCAGGTTTGGAGAAGCGTGGGAAAGAATAACGATTTTGAAGTCGGAAAAACGGTTTTAGTAACGTTTGAAGATAGTGATCCGGATGAATGGGCCAAGACAATATCAAGAACAGCTTCGTGGTTGAGAAAAGACAATGAAAACGAATATACAGCATTTGCCATTAATTGTGCTCATTTGGGTTGTCCAGTAAGGTGGGAAGCAAACTCTGAGTTATTTCTTTGTCCATGCCATGGCGGTGTTTATTATAAAGATGGAAGTGTGGCATCTGGCCCTCCTCCTAAGCCATTGACACGGTATATGGTTAGGTTAAATAAAGGCAATGTTGAGATTATGACGCAGGCATTGCCGATTACAACGCTTAAAGACGGCTAA
- a CDS encoding cytochrome c oxidase assembly protein — protein sequence MILAIDIWKQWVFSLGELPIYLVLLVALFIMIKRGGASLKNYILWIIALIVVIVALSSPLAYLAHGYLFYAHMLQHVAILMLLPALLFLSLDGTGEKWQGRKVKLRPVLSWVVFVLFMWLIHAPGFVNESMPLFRICPTPEQWSNIQPLVYLLSLLIGLWFYYPVLNPDYSNRLAPMKGISYLVTACIACSLLGIAIAFSPKILYPKFSENVMSGNLQSLVVNDWKVSPRSDQQVAGLIMWVPGCLIYLSISMVIFFKWMSNEKVS from the coding sequence ATGATATTAGCAATTGACATATGGAAGCAATGGGTTTTTAGCTTAGGAGAGCTGCCAATATATTTGGTTTTGCTTGTGGCCTTGTTCATAATGATAAAAAGAGGAGGGGCAAGCTTAAAGAATTATATCTTATGGATTATAGCATTAATTGTGGTGATTGTAGCGCTTTCTTCTCCCTTGGCATATTTGGCTCATGGATATTTGTTTTATGCGCATATGCTCCAGCACGTCGCTATTTTGATGTTATTGCCAGCATTACTGTTTTTGAGTTTGGATGGAACAGGTGAGAAATGGCAAGGAAGAAAAGTGAAATTGAGACCAGTATTGTCTTGGGTAGTGTTTGTATTGTTTATGTGGTTGATTCACGCGCCTGGGTTTGTGAATGAAAGCATGCCATTGTTTAGGATATGTCCTACACCTGAGCAATGGTCGAATATACAGCCCTTGGTTTATTTATTGAGTTTATTGATAGGCTTGTGGTTTTATTATCCAGTATTGAATCCTGATTATTCTAATAGATTGGCGCCAATGAAAGGAATTTCGTATTTGGTGACAGCTTGCATCGCATGCAGTTTGCTAGGCATTGCTATCGCGTTTTCTCCTAAGATCTTATACCCGAAATTTTCGGAAAATGTTATGTCGGGAAATTTACAATCATTGGTGGTAAACGATTGGAAAGTCAGCCCTAGATCCGATCAGCAAGTTGCCGGCCTTATCATGTGGGTGCCTGGATGTTTGATTTATTTATCTATTTCCATGGTTATTTTCTTTAAATGGATGTCTAATGAAAAAGTAAGTTGA